The DNA segment CCTCTGACTGCACTTGAGCCGTTACAATTCACACCTCTTACTTGCAAAGATCCTTGCGTGAATCCCGCTGCTACTGTTAATTGAATTGTATTTGTTCCGATTCCACTGGTGATTGACAAGCCTGATCCGGTTACAACCCAGTTGTAACTTAAAGCATTCGCAGAAGTTGTTGAGTAGTATAAACTCCCGGACCACTGCAACCGCAAGTCCTGTGATCACTGCAGGTTGTGAAAGATATGTTGTGATCACGGTACATTCTGGCAACTCGACATACTTGTTCCACATGCATTGTTTGCAGCAACACAAATAAATCCACCATTGAATGAATTTGTAAATGCAACGGTGATTGAATTTGTTGTTGAAGACCCCGTTACCTCTGTAGGAAGAGTCCATGTATAACTTGTCGCTCCGGAACAGCCGAAACTGAATAAACAATTCCTGATGTATTACGACATGCACCTTGTGCTCCACTGATTGCACCCGGTGTTCCAATCGATCCGCCTGATCCGGAAACTGTAACAGTCGCTGAACCTGTACATCCATTCGCATCTGTGAATGTCACTGAATATGGTCCGGCCACAAGTGCTGTTGCTGTTGATAATGTCTGACCATTCGACCATAGATAAGTATAGCTTCCTGTTCCCCCGCTTACAACTACCGATGCTGTTCCATCAGCAATTGAACAACCAGATGCAGCAGTGCTTGATGTTACGCCTTCAACTTTTGCTGGCTGCGTAAGTGTTACTGATGAAGAAGATGTACATCCATTTGCATCTGTTACCG comes from the Bacteroidota bacterium genome and includes:
- a CDS encoding SprB repeat-containing protein, which produces MLQVRGHSIMTDAHGCSASTTVTITEPTALNASAVASGTILCFGATTNVNVSATGGTAPYSGTGTFNQGAGTISYSVTDANGCTSSSSVTLTQPAKVEGVTSSTAASGCSIADGTASVVVSGGTGSYTYLWSNGQTLSTATALVAGPYSVTFTDANGCTGSATVTVSGSGGSIGTPGAISGAQGACRNTSGIVYSVSAVPERQVIHGLFLQR